TCAAAATCCATTACTTTACCTTCTTGTATTTATATAATTTATATTCAATCGCAAATTATCCTTTTTTATAATCCGTTATTCCGAATCTGTTCCCGAAAGGATCTTCAAATTCAACGGCATTTCCTGTTCTGATAGGAAAAGGTGGTGTCAGAAGCTTTACATTTTTGTTTTTCATTTTCTCATATTCCTCCGAAACATTGTCTACAATAAACCATATTGTCTGCTTTGTATCAGGAAATTTGTTTTTTTCTTTGAGAATTATCGCTGCTTCTTCATTACCTATATTAAAAGCAACCATTCCCATATCAGAAAAATCAAATTTTATTTCCAAACCCAGTATATCTTTGTAATATTTCTTAGCTTTTTCCAAATCGTCTACAACAAGAAAAAAATTATCATATCCTTTTAATTTCATGTTTATCCTCCTTTTTCGTTCCATAATCTTTATTATAATCATACTCTCATTTTTAAGTTATTTCAATATTTTCACATTATAAAATTTAATATTAAATCGAAACTGAAGTATAAAGAAATGATTCATAGTTAAATTGTAATAATAAAAATATAAACTTGGAATGTAAACAGAAACTCCGACATTCAAAATTCTACGAAAAAATATGAATTATGCTGCTCGGGAAAACAGCTGTCTGAGCGAAGCGAGTTTGCTGTTTTCTGAGCATAGTTCATATTTTGAGGTTAAAAAATTTTGTAGCCGGTAGCCGGAGTGTGAGGGCGGCAATGGGCCCTCACGGAAAAAAGTATAGAATTTTTGTTTTGTTCTTTGTTTACAAAAAATATCGTAAAACTATACTATAACAACATTGCTAAGTCCGTTTTTCTCAGCTATTTTTTTTAGCTTTTTCATATACTCCTCACTGGGAGTATACGCTTTCAATACTTCTTCTCTCACACCGTTCTGTCTATATTTTATAATTTTATACTTCAGACTTTTATCATATTCGGCAATTAATTTGCTTATATTATCCACTGTTTTTTCATTATCAATAATTTCAGGTACAATAACAGTTCTTACTTCATATATTTTCCCTAATTCTACAAGATATTTGAAATTTCTTATTACATTTTCATTACTTATTCCTGTCATTAATATATGGTCTTTTTTGTCAAAAGCTTTTATATCAATCATTACCTTGTCAAGAATATCTATAAATTTCTTTTTTTCTTCCGGCCATAAAGGAATTGAACAATTACTGTCTACAAAGCAGGTAAGTCTTTTCCAGTTTTTCTTTATTTCCGTAAACAGTTCAGTAAGAAATCTCCATTGAAGTGAACATTCTCCTCCTGAAACGGTTATCCCTGAAATAAAAGGAGCTACATTTTCTATTTCTTCCAAAATTTTTTCTATACTCATGACACTTATGTCTTCAGGAATATTTTCGCTTTTCTCTCCAAATATTTCTATTGTTTCAGGATTATGACAATAAAGACAGTCATAATTACACCCCTGAAAAAATATTGACAGCCTGTTACCCGGGCCGTCAACATTACTAAAAGGTATTATTTTATTAACAATCCCTTTCATTATTCATTTCCTCTTATTTTTCTTTCGAGTATTTTTGAGTTTTCCCTTGCTCCTAAACCGAATACGACCGTCTGCTGTATTACCTGTTCATTTCTATGAAGTTTTTCCATTTCAGATTTTTTAACAAGATACCCTGTAATTCTTATTACATCAGCATCGGTAGAATATACTGAAAAATATCTCATTCCCTCCTTAAACGCTCCTTTTATAATATCCAGAATGGATTCAGGATTTTTTGAAGCCATTTCATCAAAAGGGAAAATATCTCCTATCCCTGACTTGAAATAAGGGTGAAATTTTGCAGTCTGTTTTATATGTTTAGGTAGTGCAGGCTCATCTCCTATCGGTATTCTGCAACCCGGACTTATCCCGTAATCTGTATCTATGCCTACTTGTGCATGAAGTACATAGTGATTATCGGTAATTTCACAGTATTTAACTTTATAATTATGTACATATTCCTGAAGTTTTTCTATGATTTTTACTCCCAAATCATCTGCATAACGGCCCCAGCCAAATCTGTCTTCCTGCTTTTCCGCACCGATTATTTTATTTACACATTCAGCCAGTCCGACTACTCCGAACATTCCGCTAAATCTGTCTCTATGTATAAGTTCTTCCTTTGCAAGAAAACTTGATTCGAAAAATCCACTTTCTTCCACTAAAAACTTTACTCTTTCATCCATATATCTTGCCATTCTGTTTACTGCATCAGGCAATATATGACTAAGTAAATCTTCTTCATTTTTTGCTTCTTCTACCAATTTTGCAAGATTGAGTCTTACAAGAGTATAAGCCCCTCCTCCGATACTCAGTCCGTTATAACAGCTTGCTATTGCATAGTCTTTTCCGTAAAAATCTTTCTGAAACATTTTATAGTTGGAAAAACTCGGTTTTGCTACTTTCAGACTTGTTTCTATAGCCTGAACCGCAAAATCGTCAGGAGTTATATCCTCATCATATTTCAAAGTCAGATTAGGTGTCATTGTATCCAGTTCCACAGTAGCTTTTAAAATCATTTCTCCTGCTTTTGTTTTATGAGGCCCTAAATTTGCATGACAAAAAGAATCTGTAATTGTTCTGTCTATTTGCAACAAAAAAAGTTTTATAGCTTTGTAAGCTTCTTCTTCATCTTTTATATACGGTTCAAGTAATGTGTCTATATTTCCGAGATAAACAGGATATGACGTAATAGACGGTACGTGATTATAAAGTATAAGTAAATTTGTAGTAGCTTCCCATATATCTTTTGCAGGCTTTATATCAAGAAATTTACTCCCCTGTTTCATAAATTTTTCATAGTCGGGAGTAATATATCTGGCTCTGTAAGGAGCATTCCCTTCAAATAAATCGCATATTATGCCTTTATCTCTATATTCTTGAATATCAGGAGTGATATTCAGCACATTTAAAGTCCCTTCGGCAGCTCCTGCCAATTGTCGTAACTTCTGTTCATAAGTTAATACATTATTTTTTATAATTGATAAAATTTGCTCCGACATTGATTTCCTCCTAATTATTTTTACTATATAACCTTTATTTTTATATCTGAATTTTATCATCATACTTTTTTCTTTGAATATTAATATTTTACCATATTTTTTGCTTAAAATCTACAATTGCAACTCTAAATGTTACTTGCTGTTTATTTAAATATTAATTTCTTAATTTTAATCTTAAATTAAAAATATTAAATTCTATAAAAAATTAAAATCTATATATTAAAAATAAAACTGATAATTGTAAAAAGAATCAAAAGCTCAGTTTTTCCGTTTCTTTTTTTCTCTTTTTATTTTTCTGAACTCCCAAGGAGATATATAATTTTTTTTGGCAAATATTCCGAGTTTATTTTTTTGGGCAGCTTCCTGATACTGCTTCATTCTGACATTTTTTTTATCATATTTTTCATACCACCACGCATTTCCGGTCTTTACCATTTTTTCATTTATATTCTCGTTGTTATAATAAACTGTTCCTAACACTCTTCCGTATCTGTCCTTTTTCTTTCCATAAATTTTGACATTTTTATTTCTTATAAAGTTTATTAATGTTTGTTTGCTTTCATAACCGTAATCCTGATTAATTTCAGGTGCATCTATTCCGAACAGTCTTACTTTAATCAATTCTCCTGTTTCTTTATCGTTTTCCGTTCTTTTCACTGCTACTGTATCTCCGTCACTTACATACAGTACTTTATAATTTTCTGCAAAACATGGTACATATATTATCAGAATGAATACCAATAATCCCAGTATTTTATTTATTTTTTTCATTTTTCAAATTCCTTTCCTTGTTACAAAATTATACTACATTTTTTAAATTTAAGACATCTAATATTTGATTAATATTTTTTTATTTTTTCTCTTTTTATATCATGAATTATATGATATAATTTTCAAAATTACTATGAAAGGAATATTTTATGGAATTTTTATTTTTAATTTTTATTGTTATATTTGTCTTACTTGCATGGGGAGGGCTTTCATATCTTATGTACTACTCTGTATCCATAGGAATGAAAAAAAGAATTAATTCCCCTAAAATAACAGACGAAAAAATTTTAAAGGATTACAAAACTTTAAACAATTTTATCGGTCTATTTATTTTTTATGGCGGAATTGTAGGATTTTTCTTAGCCAAAAAAAAGTTTATTCCTGAACTAAAAAAGATATTAGAAGAAAAAATGAGAGAAAGAAATATTTCTTTTTAAACATTAAAAAAGAAATTATTAAATCAAAGCTTCAAAGCAGACTGTATAATTAATTAAGAGAATTTTACAGTTGGATAATAATTAAAACAATAAAAATCATATTTATGAATCATTTAAAACCTCATAGATATGATTTTTATATTTTAGTTTATTTTTATTTATCAGTCAGTTCATGTATTTTGTTTTTGTTCTGTTTTTTTATAATCCCTTTATTTTTCCAATGCCTGTTTAAAATTATCTTCTTCAAATCATTAATATCTAAAAATGTATATTCAAGATTGTACTTTCCAAATATGTTATTTATAATTCTATATATTTCCTCATAAATATCCATTCCGAGTATTATATGACTTTCTGTTTTAAACATTGTAAATATTGACATTATCGCTGTCGTTCCTGAAGAAAAAACATAAGCGGTTTTTCCATTTTCCAACACGTCAACCGTTTTTTCAGCTCGGCTCTTATAGTTGAAGACATTCTTCCATATTCAAATTCCTGTTCTCTTCCAAATTTCCTTACAGAAAATGCAAAGGTCATATTAATTGTACTTCCTCATATTTTTTCTTTTTCCTCAATTCCATGTATTGCTTTTGTTTCAAATTCTATATTTGTTCCTCATTTTTCTTTTAAAATTTTTTCAAATGCTATTCTTTTTTCATTACTTCTGTTTAAATAAATTATTCCACAATAAATAAAGCCGTTTTTCATTAAAAGTCTTTTCATCGGTTCATTATTTTCATGAGTATCTATTTTTATACTGTATATTTTATTTTCAATACATATTTTTTCGGCATTCCTCAAAATTTCCGTCCCGATATTCTGCTTTTTTATTTTATCGTTTACAGCTATTCTATGTATTACACAATATTTATCATCATATGTCAGCCATTTTCCATTTTCTATTTTGTCATAATCTTTTTCTCTCCGAAATGAAATCACTACTGTTCCTGCTATTTTTCCGTCTTTTTCATATATATAAGATTCTCTTTTTTCTATATCTCTTAATATTGTCTTTTCATCAGGATATCCATCCTGCCATTGGTCTATTCCCATTCTGCCCATTTCTTTCCGGGCTTTTCCTATTATCTTCATTATGTCTTCCAAATTGTTTTTTTCAGCTTTTTTAAATATCATATTATCTCCTTGACAGTATAATGTATTTATTTTATTTTACCATATTATTTAAATATCTTCCAACTCAATGTCAAAATCGGAAATGAGAAAAGTTTCGTAATCTAAAAAAATCTAAATTATATTAACTTTTTTAAGTTATCAAATTTTTCCCCACAAGATATTCTTTCTATTACTCTTATTATAATGTTTAATTCCTATAAATCCATTATTTATATTATATTTTTTATTTCTTTATTCTAATTATATAATGTTCCGTTTAATTTCATTATATTTTTTAATACTGTTAATGTTACTTTTGTTCTTTTCAATTTCTATCTGACTAGACAACTTCACTCAAGTAATTTTTTTCTCCTTTCTTAATGTTCAACCTAAAAACACAATACTGTAAATTATTCATACCATTTTTATTCTATAGATATTATAAACACTATTTCCTTTATACTTTTGATTAATCATATAAACACTTTCCTTTCTTTAATAGCAGCTTGAACAACTCTATTATATCGGAAGATGTTTTTTGTTGCAAACTTACGTTTCCACACCCGCATAGCAGGTGGTTTTATGTTTCGCACGCTTTGCGTACCTAACTGACTTAAGTCAATAATAAAAATCCGGACAGAATGTCCGGATACCTTATTTATTATTAGTGTATCAAGACACTTTTTTATTATTTTTTCAATAATTTTAAAAGACTTATCTTACACACATATATCATTATATTTTTTTATTTTGCATTTATTTTGCATTTTATATAATAACTATACCATATCAAAAAGGAAATATAAAATTTAATTTTTTAATATAATTTATATATTTTATATAAAAATTTAAAACTATTTTTTATTTTAATTAATTTAAAATCAGTAGTTTTAAAATTCCCTTTTTTATTCTTCTCCTTTAAAGAATTTTTTCATCTTATCAATGAAAGAATGAGATTCTTTATAATTTTTCTTTCCTAAAGATTCATCAAATTCTTTAAGTATTTTTTTCTGTTTTTCAGTTAAATTCGCAGGAGTTTCTATTTTTATTTCAATTATTTCCGAACCTCTTCTATCCCTGTAAGTTATACCTTTTTCTTTTAATCTGAATATTTTACCGTTTTGGGTTCCCTCTGGTATTTTTATTTTCATTTTTCCGTCAAGAGTAGGAATTTCAGCTTCTCCTCCTAATATCGCCGTTGTCATTCCTATAGGTACTTCACAATAAATATCATATCCGTTACGTTTAAATATTTCATGCTCTTTTACAGTGATAAATATATAGAGGTCTCCATATACTCCATCATTTTCTCCTGCATCTCCTCCGTCTGTCACTCTTACTCTATCCCCTGTTTCCAGTCCCGACTGAATTCTTATTTTCTTTGTAACCGTTTCCTTTTCTACTCCCGAACCATGACATGTATGACATTCTTTTTCAGGAACTTTCCCTGTTCCGTGACATTTGTCACACTCGTGAACTACCGTCTGAATACCGAATATAGATCTCTGCTGTGTTCTTATTTGTCCTGAACCGTGACATTTATCACACGTTTTCATACTGTGTCCCGGCTCTGCTCCTGAACCGTGGCAGGTTTTACATTTTCCCTTTCTTTTGTATTTTATTTCTTTTTCCGTTCCGAATGCCACTTCTTCCAATGTAAGTGTCAAGTTATATCTCAGGTCGGCTCCTTCTTTTACTCTCGGTCCTCTATTCGCACGACTTCTTCCACCTCCGAACATGCCTCCGAGTATATCTCCCAAATCAATGTCTTCAAAGCCTCCAAAACCGCCAAATCCTTCAAAGCCTCCGAATCCTCCCTGTCCGAAGCCTCCACCCTGCTCAAATGCCGCATGCCCGTACTGATCATAAGCTGCTCTTTTCTGAGGATCGCTCAAGACCTCATTTGCTTCCTGCACTTCCTTAAATTTAGCTTCCGCTTCTTTGTTGTCTTTATTCATATCAGGATGATATTTTTTAGCCATTGTCCTGTAAGCTTTTTTTATATCTTGCTCACTTGCATTTTTAGGTATTCCCAATATTTCATAATAATCTCTTTTTGCCATTTCTAATTATAGAATTATTTTAAACTCAGTTTTCTCTATATTTTTATAAATATTTTAAATTATGTAAAAACCAGAGTCAAAATAAACATCGTTTAAAATATTCCTTCTCCTTTCTTTTTATACCGTTTCATTTACAGGGTTCCTATTATGAAAAGTCTTGCAGTAAAAGTTTCATTTCCCCCAAGTTTTTCTATTCCCTTTTTTTCTTCAAGCTTTCCGTTAAAGTCTGCAAAATCTGAAATTCCGTACCATGGTTCTATACAGACAAAAGGTGCTGAAGGCTTACTCCAAAATGCCACATATGGAAAACCTTCATAATTTACAGTTATTTTCTTACTGCTTTTGTTACATTTTATAGCTACTTCTTTTGATTCTGTATTTTTAAATATTAAAGCATCATTGTCAAATATTGTATCAGTTAATTTTATTATTTTTTCATTTTTCAGATAATCATATTTCTCGCTCAGAACAAGGGATTTTTCCAGTTTATATATTTGTGCTGTTTCTTCTTTTTCAAATTCCAAAAAATAATTATTCAAATTTATTCCATTATTTAATTCAAGTGCAAAGGCGGGATGTGCTCCCAATGAAAAATACATAATTTCAGAATTTCTGTTTACAACCTCGTATTTTATTTCAAGGCTATTTTCTTTTATTGTATAAATTATAAAAAAATCAAATTCAAAAGGGTACTTTTTCAGTGTTTCTTCATTGGAAGAAAACTTAAACTTCAAAAAATCTTCTCCTTTTTCAATTAATTCAAAATTATAGTCCCTTGCAAATCCATGTCTTGTAGTTACTTCATATTCCTTATTTCCATATGTATATTTCCCATCTTTTATTATTCCTATGAAGGGAAACAGTACCGGAGAACTTCCCTCCCAAAATTCAGGATTTCTATCCCATATAAATTCTTCTCCATTTATTTTATAACTGTATAATTCTGCTCCTTTTGTAAATACTCCAATTTCCACATTTCCCAATTTTAAAATATGTACTTTATCCATTACTTTGACTCCTTTTTTGAATTTTATTTTTTGATATCTTTATCAATTTACTATCTTTAATAATTTAAAAATTTTTCATTAAAATTCCAAATACCACGAAAATAATAATAAAATCCAAATAAATAAAGTAAAAGGTATCATCCCAATTAATTTTATCATCTGAAAAATATCATAAATCTGACTTATATTTAAAAAAAACGTATTTATGAATAGTATAATTAATGTAAAAAATAAAATAAATAGCATAAAGTCTAAAATCGGATATTTTTTTAATATAGCCTTTTCATAGTTTCTATCGGCTAAATCAATAAAATAAAAAATATTTCTTATTCTCGGATTTTCCTCTTCTTTTAAAATATATATTAAATTTTTCAAAAAAAGTGAAGATAAAAAAATAAGTGTCACTATACCATATTGATATACAAAATTTTCAAAATTCATATCTTTTTTATTAAAATATTCCATCATCGCAGTATTAGCTATATAAAGTCCAAACCAGTATAAATACTTTTTATTAATTAATTTTTCCATATCAGTAACAGCCATATAATCTCCTAAGATTTTATGAGATTTAAATATCAATTTCAGAAAAAATTATATTTATAACATCCTCTAAAATATTTTTTGGTAATGTTTCAATAATTTTATAATCCCTTATAATTTATATTCAGTGATTGATGTTCATTATAGTTGTACAATCTAATTTTATATGAATTTATTCGTTAAATTTGTAATCGGACAGACAAAAACTAATTTTGATACTTTATTGAAAGTATTATCGCTTACAACAACAGCAGGATAACAGCAGTCTATCTTTTCATGTCCGATTTACAAATTAAAATTTATTTTTATAATATCCCCCTACTTTATAATATTTATCTGCCTCTCTTCCCTCAGTTTATTTCTTGTGTTTCATATCATTATAATTGACAAATAATTCTTTGTATTGTTTTCCTTTTTTTATTTTCAAATTACCTTTTTCTGGAATTATTTCTAATTCATCATTTTTCCCCTATTCAAAAATTCTAAAATGTTTTTCGATATTCTTATTCTCTGTCTATTTCCCTATTTTGAAACTCCAATAACTAACACATTGAACCTTCCTGCAATTTTAATATATACATAGTATATACTAAAATTGAAAAAAAACAAGAAAGCATTTTTTGTATCGCTTATTTTTTTGACAGTTTTATATTTTTTCTTTTTTCATCAAATTACTTAACTGTTTTCTAATTTCTTTATATTGATTTCCATTCTTTTTACACAAAGAAGGAGAAATAATTCCCCTTCCTTCCCTAATCCTATTTTTTAAATTATATTTTTTATTAATCTACTACTTCAGCATCCTGAACATCATCATTTCCGTTTTCGCCACTTCCACTTTCAGCAGTTCCTTGTTCAGCCTGTGCTTTTTGAGCAGCCTCCTGATACAACCTTGTGGCAAATCCTTGAGACACTTTTGAGAGTTCTTCTATATTTTTTCTTATATCTTCAAGATTATCGGAATCTTTTACTTTTTTCAATTCTTCTATAGCTTTTTCAATATCTTCCTTTTCAGTTCCTTGCAGTTTATCTCCATTTTCGGAAATTGTCTTTTCTGTTGCCAGTATCAGCTGATCAGCCTGATTTCTTGCTTCTACAAGTTCCTTAAACTTTGCATCTTCAGCTTCATGAGCTTCAGCATCTTTCTTCATTTTTTCAATTTCATCCTTAGATAAGTTGGAACTTCCTGAAATTGTTACCTGATTTTCTTTTCCTGTTCCCAAATCTTTTGCAGAAACATGAACTATACCGTTTGCATCAATGTCAAACGTAACTTCTATTTGAGGTACTCCTCTCGGTGCCGCAGGAATTCCTTCCAGATTAAATTCACCTAATTTATGGTTGTCCGAAGCTTTAGCTCTTTCTCCCTGTAACACTACTATGGATACCGCCGGCTGATTGTCTGCAGCTGTTGAGAATACTTGAGACTTCTTAACAGGTACAGTAGTATTTCTTTCAATTATTTTTGTGAATACTCCTCCTAGTGTCTCAATTCCCAATGATAACGGAGTTACGTCAAGAAGTAATATATCTTTAACATCTCCCATTAATATTCCCCCCTGTATTGCGGCCCCTGCTGCAACTACTTCATCAGGATTTATTCCTTTATTAGGTTCTTTTCCGAAGTATGATTTTACCCATTCCTGAACTGCCGGTATTCTTGTTGAGCCTCCTACAAGTAATATTTCATTTATTTCGTTAGGAGATAAATTTGCATCTTCCAATGCCTGTTTTACAGGACCTTTAGTAGCTTCTACAAGTTCTTTTGTCAGTTCATCAAATGCCGCTCTTGTAAGTTTTTTCTCCAAATGTTTAGGTCCACTTGCATCCATTGTAATAAATGGTAATGAAATTGATGTTTCCAATGTAGTGGATAATTTTTTCTTAGCATCTTCAGCAGCATCTTTCAGTCTTTGAATTGCCATTTTGTCATTTCTCAAATCAATTCCCGTTTCTTTCTTAAATTCCTCTGCAAGCCAGTCAATTACTTTCTGATCGAAATTGTCTCCTCCCAGATGGTTGTTTCCTGATGTGGATATAACTTCTACTACTCCGTCCCCTATTTCAAGAATTGACACGTCGAAAGTTCCCCCGCCAAGGTCAAATACAAGAACTTTTTCCTCTTTTTTCTTATCCATTCCGTAAGCCAATGCCGCAGCTGTAGGTTCGTTTATTATTCTTTTTACAGTCAATCCTGCTATTTCTCCCGCATCTTTTGTAGCCTGTCTTTGTGCATCTGTAAAGTATGCAGGCACTGTAATAACAGCTTCCTTAACTTCTCCTCCTAAATAAGCTTCAGCATCTTTTTTCAGTTTTTTCAATATCATAGCTGAAATTTCCTGAGGTGTGTAGCTTTTTCCATTTATATCCACTTTATAATCGGATCCCATATTTGTTTTTATGGAAATTACTGTGGAATCAGGATTTGTAATTGCCTGTCTTTTAGCAATTTCTCCTACTATTATTTCACCGTTATCTTTTATATTTACAACTGACGGTGTAGTTCTCCCCCCATCGGAGTTGGGTATTATTGTAAATGCCCCTCCTTCCATAACTGCCACACATGAATTTGTTGTTCCTAAATCTATTCCTATTATTTTACTCATATTTATCATTCTCCTTATTTTTTAAAATTATTCTATTTTTTATTTACTGTCACCATTGCCGGTCTTATTACTTTCCCTTTCAGTTTATATCCTTTCTGGAATGTCTGAACAATGGCATCATTTTCAAATTCTTCTTTTGACTCTGTCATCATTGCCTGGTGTTCATAAGGGTTAAATTCTTTTCCTTCAGTTTCTATTTCTTCCACTCCCTCTTCATTTAAAAGATTTTTCAAATTTCTTAAAATCATATTTACACCTTCAACTAAAGCATCAAAATTTTTGGTTTCAATAGATGCAGCTTCCGCTCTTTCAAGATTGTCAATATTGTCCAGTAATTTTATTATTATTTCTTCGGAAGCATATTTTTTCATTTCATTTACTTCAGCTTCCTTTCTTTTGGTAAAATTCTGGAATTCGGCAAGTTTTCTTGTATAAGCATCTTTCCATTCCTGAAGTTCCAGTTCCAGTTTTATTACTTTCACTTCAGGAGTTTCAGGTTCTTCCTGTTTTTCATTAATTACATTTTCTTCTAAACTTTCGTAACTTTCCGAATCACCCGTATCTAAAATTTTCTCTTCACTATTTTCACTTTGAAATTCACTGATTTTTTCATCATTTACTTCATTCTCATAATCTTTTTCAGACATTTATTATTTTCATCTCCTTTACTGTCATTTTTTCTTTAAAAGCTGCTTTACTTCTTCAGAAACATATTCCACAAGACCCACCGTTTTAGAATACTCCATCCTCTTAGGTCCTATAATTCCCATAATCCCTTTTGCATCTCCCATTGTATAAACGGAAAATACAAAAGAAAAATCTTCCAGTCCGGCTATATCCAGATCTTCTCCGAAAATGACATTTACTTCACCATCTTTATACTGCTCAGTCTGAATAAATTGTGAAAATATCTGTTTCATATCATTCGGATTGTTAAAAAGCTTAACTCGATCAATTACTTTCATAACATCCGAAACATTGCTTTCAAGTAAATTTGTTCCCCCTTCAAAAAATAATTTCCCTTCATTTATAATTTGTTCATTTTCATACTCTAATTCTTCAGATACACATAAATCGGTGTTCATAAAAAATTCTCCAAGATCAGACAGTGTAAATATTTTCGGACTGTTTTTTATTTTTTCATTTAACAGCATGTTTATACTTTCCACTTCATCCTCACCTATAGGGGTTTCCAAGAATATGTTCAGATTTTTTGTTAAAAATGAATCCATAACTACAACAGCTAAAATATTTGTATCTGTAATATGAACCAATTTTACTTTTTTCACACCTTCCTGTCTTATTGCCGGCTCAAGAACAACTCCTGCATAGCGGCTTATTTTTGAAAGCAGTCTTGATGTTTCTTCAAATATTTTATCCAACTGATTCATTTTCTTGTTATAAGCTTCAACCACTTTGGCTTTGGCTTCTGCAGAAATATCCCTTATTTTTATAAGCTCTTCCACATATATCCTATAGCCTTCACTGGTCGGAATTCTTCCAGAAGATGTATGAGTCTTCACTATAAGTCCCTTATCTTCCAAGTCCGCCATTGTATTTCTTATTGTTGCCGATGATACTCCTATACTGTATTTTTTTTCAAGAGTTCTCGAACCGACACTTTCGCCGAATTCCAGATAATGTTTTATAATTGATTTTAATATCATTCGTTCTCTGTCATTCATGAATATACCTTCCTTTTTGTTAGCACTCATTCACAAAGAGTGCTAATCACAAATATATAATATTATATTTTCATATAAATGTCAAGACTTTTTTTAAAATTTTTTCAGAT
Above is a window of Leptotrichia sp. OH3620_COT-345 DNA encoding:
- a CDS encoding VOC family protein encodes the protein MKLKGYDNFFLVVDDLEKAKKYYKDILGLEIKFDFSDMGMVAFNIGNEEAAIILKEKNKFPDTKQTIWFIVDNVSEEYEKMKNKNVKLLTPPFPIRTGNAVEFEDPFGNRFGITDYKKG
- a CDS encoding radical SAM protein → MKGIVNKIIPFSNVDGPGNRLSIFFQGCNYDCLYCHNPETIEIFGEKSENIPEDISVMSIEKILEEIENVAPFISGITVSGGECSLQWRFLTELFTEIKKNWKRLTCFVDSNCSIPLWPEEKKKFIDILDKVMIDIKAFDKKDHILMTGISNENVIRNFKYLVELGKIYEVRTVIVPEIIDNEKTVDNISKLIAEYDKSLKYKIIKYRQNGVREEVLKAYTPSEEYMKKLKKIAEKNGLSNVVIV
- a CDS encoding YjjI family glycine radical enzyme — protein: MSEQILSIIKNNVLTYEQKLRQLAGAAEGTLNVLNITPDIQEYRDKGIICDLFEGNAPYRARYITPDYEKFMKQGSKFLDIKPAKDIWEATTNLLILYNHVPSITSYPVYLGNIDTLLEPYIKDEEEAYKAIKLFLLQIDRTITDSFCHANLGPHKTKAGEMILKATVELDTMTPNLTLKYDEDITPDDFAVQAIETSLKVAKPSFSNYKMFQKDFYGKDYAIASCYNGLSIGGGAYTLVRLNLAKLVEEAKNEEDLLSHILPDAVNRMARYMDERVKFLVEESGFFESSFLAKEELIHRDRFSGMFGVVGLAECVNKIIGAEKQEDRFGWGRYADDLGVKIIEKLQEYVHNYKVKYCEITDNHYVLHAQVGIDTDYGISPGCRIPIGDEPALPKHIKQTAKFHPYFKSGIGDIFPFDEMASKNPESILDIIKGAFKEGMRYFSVYSTDADVIRITGYLVKKSEMEKLHRNEQVIQQTVVFGLGARENSKILERKIRGNE
- a CDS encoding thermonuclease family protein translates to MKKINKILGLLVFILIIYVPCFAENYKVLYVSDGDTVAVKRTENDKETGELIKVRLFGIDAPEINQDYGYESKQTLINFIRNKNVKIYGKKKDRYGRVLGTVYYNNENINEKMVKTGNAWWYEKYDKKNVRMKQYQEAAQKNKLGIFAKKNYISPWEFRKIKREKKKRKN
- a CDS encoding PLP-dependent transferase, which produces MLENGKTAYVFSSGTTAIMSIFTMFKTESHIILGMDIYEEIYRIINNIFGKYNLEYTFLDINDLKKIILNRHWKNKGIIKKQNKNKIHELTDK
- a CDS encoding GNAT family N-acetyltransferase: MIFKKAEKNNLEDIMKIIGKARKEMGRMGIDQWQDGYPDEKTILRDIEKRESYIYEKDGKIAGTVVISFRREKDYDKIENGKWLTYDDKYCVIHRIAVNDKIKKQNIGTEILRNAEKICIENKIYSIKIDTHENNEPMKRLLMKNGFIYCGIIYLNRSNEKRIAFEKILKEK
- the dnaJ gene encoding molecular chaperone DnaJ, producing the protein MAKRDYYEILGIPKNASEQDIKKAYRTMAKKYHPDMNKDNKEAEAKFKEVQEANEVLSDPQKRAAYDQYGHAAFEQGGGFGQGGFGGFEGFGGFGGFEDIDLGDILGGMFGGGRSRANRGPRVKEGADLRYNLTLTLEEVAFGTEKEIKYKRKGKCKTCHGSGAEPGHSMKTCDKCHGSGQIRTQQRSIFGIQTVVHECDKCHGTGKVPEKECHTCHGSGVEKETVTKKIRIQSGLETGDRVRVTDGGDAGENDGVYGDLYIFITVKEHEIFKRNGYDIYCEVPIGMTTAILGGEAEIPTLDGKMKIKIPEGTQNGKIFRLKEKGITYRDRRGSEIIEIKIETPANLTEKQKKILKEFDESLGKKNYKESHSFIDKMKKFFKGEE
- a CDS encoding aldose 1-epimerase family protein; the protein is MDKVHILKLGNVEIGVFTKGAELYSYKINGEEFIWDRNPEFWEGSSPVLFPFIGIIKDGKYTYGNKEYEVTTRHGFARDYNFELIEKGEDFLKFKFSSNEETLKKYPFEFDFFIIYTIKENSLEIKYEVVNRNSEIMYFSLGAHPAFALELNNGINLNNYFLEFEKEETAQIYKLEKSLVLSEKYDYLKNEKIIKLTDTIFDNDALIFKNTESKEVAIKCNKSSKKITVNYEGFPYVAFWSKPSAPFVCIEPWYGISDFADFNGKLEEKKGIEKLGGNETFTARLFIIGTL
- a CDS encoding type II toxin-antitoxin system PemK/MazF family toxin, which produces MGHEKIDCCYPAVVVSDNTFNKVSKLVFVCPITNLTNKFI